From Asterias rubens chromosome 6, eAstRub1.3, whole genome shotgun sequence, one genomic window encodes:
- the LOC117291489 gene encoding somatostatin receptor type 5-like, which produces MDKSTSIMLTTAGYSDILTPMFCANCTTPAGHPPDNSFLMSLQQISFIVTCILGTVGLLCNGFIILILMRFPNMKTLANYFILNLALADFLFMISFLFLGHQLRVNHWVFGKFMCRLIVPYDAMTQFLVIYFVMIMSIDRYFAICLPIKSMNFRTLRNGKIVCAMIWGVAILTTLPLWIYTEHTCVNGWCTCLARVSSNDEDDPRWWIIYTIIIGFCVPLTIVCICYLLILQNLLTSNMQDSKNTLRRAARRVAILVICIIIVFILCFLPFYVFQLVYSTIDAEEDASNALILIYIITWTLMYSHSIINPIVYALVGENFRKNITFMFCKRSSRHVMYTRQSSMRTSSFRRTRNSLKSCNSNDPNGMRPHNGYYVHLDTGQHRGAREDPV; this is translated from the coding sequence ATGGATAAATCAACCAGCATCATGTTGACCACAGCGGGTTATTCCGATATTCTGACACCCATGTTTTGTGCAAACTGTACTACCCCTGCCGGACATCCACCGGACAATAGCTTTCTCATGTCACTACAGCAAATATCATTTATAGTCACCTGTATACTGGGCACGGTTGGACTCCTCTGTAATGGGTTCATCATACTCATCTTAATGAGGTTCCCCAACATGAAGACTTTGGCCAACTACTTTATCCTCAATCTTGCTTTAGCCGATTTCCTCTTCATGATCTCGTTTCTGTTCCTCGGTCACCAACTCAGAGTCAACCACTGGGTCTTCGGCAAGTTCATGTGTCGTCTCATTGTACCCTATGACGCTATGACACAATTCCTCGTCATCTATTTCGTCATGATCATGAGTATCGATCGGTACTTTGCAATCTGCCTACCCATCAAGTCTATGAATTTTCGTACTTTGCGCAACGGCAAGATCGTCTGTGCAATGATATGGGGCGTGGCGATACTCACCACCCTACCGTTGTGGATCTACACTGAGCACACCTGTGTTAATGGATGGTGTACCTGCTTGGCTAGAGTGTCCTCTAATGATGAGGATGATCCAAGATGGTGGATTATCTACACCATCATCATTGGATTTTGCGTTCCGCTTACCATAGTCTGCATTTGTTACTTACTCATCCTGCAGAACCTCCTCACAAGCAACATGCAGGATTCAAAGAACACGCTGCGCCGTGCCGCACGGCGTGTGGCCATCTTAGTCATCTGTATCATCATTGTATTCATCTTGTGCTTTCTACCGTTCTACGTGTTCCAGTTGGTGTACAGCACCATTGATGCCGAGGAGGACGCTAGTAATGCTCTGATACTCATCTATATCATAACCTGGACACTCATGTACTCCCACAGCATCATCAACCCTATTGTTTACGCCCTCGTTGGTGAAAACTTTCGCAAGAACATCACTTTTATGTTCTGTAAACGCTCATCACGTCATGTGATGTACACGCGCCAGAGCAGTATGCGAACATCCAGCTTTCGCCGTACACGCAACTCTCTAAAGTCTTGTAACAGTAATGACCCTAACGGAATGCGACCGCATAACGGGTATTACG